A window from Bacilli bacterium encodes these proteins:
- a CDS encoding extracellular solute-binding protein: MKKTTVFLVVLTLVWALAACGGNNADKQDNANPAGETATPDQAAEQVTLRIAWWGSQPRHDYTLKVLQMYETQHPNVKFEPEYASWDDYWKKLAPEAAANELPDIIQMDLSYIAQYGEKNQLADLTPFIGNAIDTSKISDSVVSGGKIGDKLYGFNLGVNAVGFHYDPALLKKATGQDTIDSNWTWDDYVAMAEKAKDAGLYMDTGMKADVFFRYYLRTKGKSLFNADGTALGYDDDQLFVDHFGRLAKLVNDKAVPTPDIIAQIKGIEDDLAVKQQAIGIWQWSNQFVGFQQVANRPLKMVGMPGPDASKGLYLKPSMYFSISQNSENKEEAAKFINFFVNDVEANKLINGDRGVPGSTVVKEALKPALTPQQAQVFDYIAWAEQNSSQMDAPDPIGTGEVIAALEDLTQQLNFGKITAEEAAKQFRTKANAILAKNK; the protein is encoded by the coding sequence TTGAAAAAAACAACGGTATTTCTGGTTGTCTTGACGCTGGTTTGGGCCTTGGCCGCGTGCGGCGGCAACAATGCGGATAAGCAAGATAACGCCAATCCCGCCGGGGAAACGGCAACGCCCGACCAGGCGGCGGAGCAGGTTACGCTGAGAATCGCCTGGTGGGGTTCGCAGCCGCGGCATGACTATACTTTGAAAGTGTTGCAGATGTATGAAACGCAGCACCCGAACGTAAAATTTGAGCCGGAATACGCCAGTTGGGATGATTATTGGAAGAAGCTGGCGCCGGAGGCGGCGGCGAATGAATTGCCCGATATTATCCAAATGGACTTGTCGTATATCGCGCAATATGGCGAAAAAAATCAGTTGGCTGATTTGACGCCGTTTATCGGCAACGCCATCGATACGAGCAAGATCAGCGATTCTGTCGTATCGGGCGGCAAAATCGGCGACAAACTGTACGGATTCAACCTTGGCGTAAACGCGGTCGGCTTCCATTATGATCCGGCGTTGCTGAAGAAAGCGACCGGACAAGATACAATCGACAGCAATTGGACGTGGGACGATTACGTCGCCATGGCCGAGAAAGCCAAAGACGCCGGTTTGTACATGGATACCGGCATGAAGGCGGACGTATTTTTCCGGTATTATCTGCGCACCAAAGGCAAAAGTTTGTTCAATGCGGACGGAACGGCGCTCGGCTACGACGACGATCAATTGTTCGTCGACCACTTTGGGCGGCTGGCCAAACTGGTGAACGACAAGGCGGTGCCGACACCGGACATTATCGCGCAAATTAAAGGAATCGAAGATGACCTGGCCGTCAAGCAGCAGGCGATCGGCATTTGGCAGTGGTCAAACCAATTTGTCGGTTTCCAGCAAGTCGCCAACCGACCGCTCAAAATGGTCGGCATGCCCGGGCCGGACGCAAGCAAGGGCTTATATTTGAAACCGAGCATGTATTTCTCGATTTCACAAAACTCGGAAAATAAAGAAGAAGCCGCTAAATTCATTAATTTCTTTGTCAATGACGTGGAAGCCAACAAATTGATCAACGGGGATCGCGGCGTGCCCGGCTCCACTGTCGTGAAAGAGGCGTTGAAGCCCGCATTGACCCCGCAGCAAGCGCAAGTGTTTGATTATATTGCGTGGGCTGAACAAAACAGCAGCCAGATGGACGCACCGGACCCGATCGGCACCGGCGAAGTCATTGCCGCGCTGGAAGATTTGACGCAACAGCTGAATTTCGGCAAGATTACCGCGGAAGAAGCAGCCAAGCAATTCCGGACTAAAGCGAACGCCATTCTGGCGAAAAACAAGTAA